Below is a window of Deltaproteobacteria bacterium DNA.
CATAGACCTGTTTGACCGCATAGTAGGTTGCCCGGTGGGGGCATCCCGCACACAGGTTCGGCGGCCTTCCGGGAAGGGGCGGGAGGTCCGACATATCGAGCGCTTTGTAGGGCGTGTAATCGATGCCGAAGTACTGGGCCACCGCCTTCCGGACCATTCCGGGATCGTACTCGTAGAGACGGGAAAACGCTCCCACGCCTTTGCCTTTGATCAATATGGAGATATCGTTTTCATGGGCCAGGGCCTTCAGCTCGGTTTCATTTAGGGGCTCCAGTTCCTCAACCACCAGGACCTTGTCCACGCCTTTCAGGAAGCGGATGGAGAGCGTCTCGGGTTGAGGCCAGGAAAATCCCAGTTTGAGGATGCTGACCTTATCCCTGATCCCCAGGTCGGAGACCGCATCGGTCACATAATTGAAGCTGACCCCGTTGGCCACAATTCCCCATTTGCCATCGCCGATAATCTGGTTGTATGGTCCGCTGTCGGATTTTTGAGCGGCCTGATCATATTTTTCCAGCAGGAGTTTGTGGAGGTTTCGGGAAACGGCCGGCACGGTAACGAAATGGAATGGATTTTTTTCAAAATGGGCCTTTTTCTGGACCGGTCTCAGCGCCCCCAGACGGACCGGCCCTCGAATATGGGCCAACCGCGTGGTTGTCCGTATAATCACAGGCAGTTTCAGCTCCTCGGACAGATCAAAGGCCGCCACGGTCATGTCTTTCATCTCCTGGGTGTTGGTGGGTTCCAACATGGGGAGACCCGAAAGACGGGCGAAGTAGCGGTTGTCCTGCTCGTTCTGGCTGGAGAAAAGGGAGGGATCATCCGCATTGATGATCACCATGCCGCCCTTTATGCCCACGTAGGCAAGGGTCATGAGCGGATCGGCGGCCACGTTCATTCCCACGTGTTTCATGGTCACAATGGTCCTCAGTCCTGCGACCGCGGCCCCGGCAGCCACCTCGAGGGCCACCTTTTCATTGGTTGAATATTCAAAATAGAGGTCCGTTTCCCTGCTGATATTGAAAAAATTCTCCGGGATCTCGGAAGAAGGGGTTCCCGGATAGCATGTGGCAAAGGAGACCCCTGCCTCCAGGGCGCCTCGGGCAATGCCCTCGTTACCCAGGAGGAGCATTTCTTCTCCCGGCGTATCCGTCAATAGCTTATGCATGTTTCGCCTCCCAACAGTTGGTGGTTAAAAAATTCAAAAAATGTCTCCTAACAAGGCCCGGTGAAACAACGGCAAGAAGGGTTTCACCCCAATGGAATGGAAACCAAGATTGCCAAATCCCCAAATTCCTCAATCCCATCCGCCGATTGCGCAGATTTTACAGATCCCAATCCGTCAATTCCAATATTCCAGGATTCCAGCATCCCGGCATTTCCAATCCATGAATTCCTGAATCCCTGAATCTTCACTTCTCCCTATATCCTGAAACTCTCCGCCATACCCGCATACTGCTTTCTGAGTTTGGGCTTTTCTATCTTTCCGGTGGGATTTCTGGGCACGTCGCCGAAGATGATCTTGCGCGGCCGCTTGTATCGCGGCAATCCTTCACAGAATGCGATGACATCCTCCTCGGTCAACGTGGCCCCCGGCTTGACCTTGATCACCGCTGCGACGATCTCCCCCAGCCGCTCGTCAGGGATCCCGATGACGGCCGCGTCCTGGACCTGTCGGTTTTCCATGAGAAACTCCTCGATCTCCACGGGGAAGATATTTTCGCCGCCCGTAATGATGATGTCTTTTTTCCGGTCCACCAGCCAGATGAAGCCGTCTTCATCCACCCGGGCCATATCGCCCGTGTGGAGCCATCCGTCCACCAGGGTGCTCCGGGTGGCCTCCGCGTTCTTGTAATACTCCTTCATTACGCCGGGACCTTTCACCGCAAGTTCGCCCGGTTCGCCCCTTTTGACCTCAGTGCCGTCCAGGTCCATGACCTTGTATTCCCAGTCAAAACCAGGGACGCCGATGGCGCCGACCTTGTGGAGATTCTCCATCCCTAAGTGGACGCATCCCGGACCGGTGGTTTCACTCAAGCCGTAATTGGTGTCGTAGGCATGATTCGGAAATACCTTTTTCCAGTTCTTGATGAGGCTCGGGGGAACGGGCTGGGCCCCGATGTGCATCAATCGCCACTGGTCCAGTTTGTAGTCGCTGAGATGGACATCCCCGTTTTCAATGGCGATCAGGATATCCTGGGCCCACGGCACCAGGAGCCAGACAATGGTTGCCTGCTCCTCGCTCACCGCCTCAAGAATCCATTCAGGTTTGACCCCCTTCAAGATCACCCCCCTCGCGCCCACAATGAAGTTCCCGAACCAGTGCATCTTGGCCCCGGTATGGTAGAGGGGGGGGATGCAGAGAAAATTGTCATCGTGGGTCTGGTTGTGATGGCGGTTTTCCACCACGCAGGCAGCTTCCAGGTTCCGGTGGGTCAGGAGAATCGGTTTGGGGGTTCCGGTGGTGCCCGAGGTAAAATAGAGCGCTGCATTGTCCAGGAGCGCCATCGGAATATCGGGGTTGTGGGGAGGGCTGTTCCGAATAAAGGCATCCAATGGTTCGGCATAATCCGGCCGCACCTCTTCCGGTCCGACAAAGACAAAGCTGTGGATGGTCAGAAGGTCTTCTTTAATGGCGTCAATCCGATCCACAAATTCTTCCCCGAAAATCAACGCCTTTGCCTCTGCAATATCCGCACAGTACCGGATATCTTCGGCCGAGAAGCGGAAATTGAGGGGTACTGCCCAGGCCCCGGTTCTCAATATGCCGAAATAGGCGGGGAGCCATTCAAGGCAGTTCATCATCAGGTGAATGACCTTGTCCCCCTTTCGAATGCCCTTCTTGATGAGGGCATTGCTGATCCGGTTGGCCGTCTCATCGAACTCCTTCCAGGTGATGGCCACCCGTTTCCCTTTTGCAGGTTCTCTTTCAATGAGGGCGATTTCATCCCTGTACATCCTGGCGTTTCTGGCCAAAATCTCCGTGATAATCATGACTTCCCCTCCCGAAAAGCTATATTTCAGCTACAAAATGACTATAAAGAAAGGTCTTGAGGACTGTCAAGAAAAACCATCGGTCCGGTCCCGGAACGAATCAGAATCAGAGTCACAACCCGCAGAAAAGCAGGAAAGAGAACCCCACGGCATGGCGCATCCATGGCCCTGGGCCCTGCGCGGGCATCAAGAGGAAAGGGGACGTTCTGCCCACTGTCGCAGATAAAAACTTAGGGGTTTTGCCCCAATTGGGATGTTGGAAGGATGGAAAATTATTTCACTATTCCATCAATCCGGTTCAACACCACAGTCTCCGCTCCTTGGCGGGGTAGAATTTCCGGGACGTGCATCTAGAGGCGGGCCTTGGCCATCGATAAAAAGGGAGATGTCTTAAATTCCTCTACGAATTTTTCCAGAATGTCGTGTGCCTTATCGGGCTGATTATCCAGCCGGTATACACGTTCCAGGTTTAACATGGCTGTTTCCCTGAATGGATTGGCCGGGTCCGCCACAAGAGGCTTCAGGATGGAAATGGACTTTTCCATCTCCCCCTTGGCTTCGTAACATGAGGCCAAGGCCAGCGAAGTCAGATCTTCATAGTCCTTACGGCCGGAGATTTCTTCTTTAAACCGGTCATAGTAACGAACGGCATCCTCATAGTTCTCTTGTGTAAATTTAATATGACCGACCTGCGGCAGTGCCAATCGGGCCGCCTTGGACATCCCATATTGATCAATCACCTGCTCAAACAGGTCTTCCGCGGCCTTGAGGTCCTCTTCTCCAGGTGTTGCACCGGGCTCCGCAGTATCTGTCAGGGCGTTGTAGGCAAGATTGTAGGCCTCCTGGCCCTTTTTGTTGACATGACCCATATAGGCATATACGGAGAGATAGCCCGCAACGATAACCACCACGGCGATCCCGACGATCTTTAATTCACGCACATGGGCGCCGAAAAAGACGGCGGCCCTGCTGGACAAGGTCAGAAATTCATCCGGCCCTTTCAACAGTTCTTTTCTACTGATCTTCTTGTTTGCCACGAATACGACCTCCTGTTTAGAGATGTTGAAATACCAGAAGCCGATGAGCCCGTCAAGGCAAAAAGAGCTCTTGCTTTTGGCGTGGAAAACAGAATAATAGTGCGATTCCGGATGCTGGCCGCTTTGAGCCTTGAGCTTTGAGCTTTCAGCTCCTTACTTGTTGCTCGTTGCTTGCGCCGGGCTGATGGCTGTTAGAGGACGGCCGATGAACGTCGCCCCCTGCGCCTGCGCCTTATGCCTGACGCCTTGCGCCTTTGGAGGTCCATTGCCCTGGCTAGACAGTTTCCTCGGTTTCCTTGATGCACTCCCCAACACCCTTGTGTATATTCTGCTGGGGGTCAGCGCATTTGTGGAAAACGTCTTCCCACCCATACCGGGGGATACCATCACCGCTTTCGGGGCCTTCCTGGTGGGCGCCCGAAGGCTTTCTTTTATGGGGGTCTATCTGGCGACCACCTCGGGGAGCCTGCTCGGTTTCATATGCCTCTTCTGGGTGGGGGGGATCCTGGGGAGGCGATTTTTTATTGAACGGGATTACCGCCTGTTCAAGGCGAGCGATATTATACGGGCCGAGGGATGGTTTAAAAAATACGGCTATTTTCTCATATTGCTGAACCGATTCTTTCCCGGTATCCGCTCGGTCATATCCGTCGCCGGGGGGATGTTGCAGCTGAGGCCCCTCAAGGTGATTCTCCTGGCGCTGGTCAGCGCCTCCCTATGGAACCTTATCTGGATCGCCCTGGGCTATACGATCGGCGCCAATTGGGAAAACGCAAAAGCAAGAATGGCCCACATCATGCTCCAGTACAATATCGCCATACTGGTGGTGTTCGGCATCGCGATTGTTGTGTTGCTGGTGCTGATGATGAGAAAAAAGCGGTCCCTCAAGGGGTGACGGGCCGGGTATCCATCCCCATCTCACCGGGTCTCTTTCTCTATCCACTCCAAGAAGGCCGGATTCCCTTCAATGATCGGTAGGCTCACGATACAAGGGCATTCATAGCTGTGCATCGACTTAACCTTGTCGATCACCTCGGGGACCAGGGACTCAACCGTCTTGGCGATAAGGATCACCTCCCTCTCTTCCTGAATCTCTCCATTCCACCAGTAGAGGGAATTCATGTTGTCAATGATGTTGGCACATGCGGCCAATCGATTGGAGACCAGTGCCTTTGCGATACCCCTGGCCTCATCCATACTCCCTGCGGTGATGTAAATCAGGTTGGCTTTCATCGATTCCCTCCTATGCAAACCAAGGTAAACAGGTGATTACGATTGCCGGGTTTTTCCGGGGGGATGAGAGGAAAACCCTGCAACCCGTGTACGGTCACATAAAATATTTGATATCGGCCCGAGAGTATGATATGCACAAACCACGCGGACTTTGTAACTTTTTTCTCAAGGTTACTGAATTTATCGGATGAGTGCAAACTTTTCAGCAAAGGAGATTCAAGATGACGGCAAAATTGATTAAAGGGACTGACATTCGGGAACAAATCCTCAAGGAAATCGAAGCGGAAGTCAAGGAGATCAAGGAAAAACACGGCAAGGTTCCCGGCCTGGTGACCATCCTGGTGGGCGCGAATCCGGCCTCCATATCCTATGTAACGCTCAAGGTAAAGACCGCTAACCAGCTCGGGTTTAAAGAGATTCAGGATAATCAACCTGAAGATATCTCCGAAGAAGCACTCCTGGCCCTGATCGACAAGTATAACAAGGACGATTCAATCCACGGGATCCTGGTGCAGTTGCCGCTTCCCAAGCAGATCAATGAGAAAAAGGTGCTCAATGCCATCGATCCGGACAAGGACGTGGACGGGTTCCATCCCGTAAACGTGGGGAGGCTGATGATCGGGGGCTCAGAGGTCAAATTTCCGCCCTGTACGCCCGCTGGCATTCAGGAGATGATCGTACGGGCCGGGGTGGAGACCAGCGGCGCCGAGGTGGTGGTGGTCGGCCGCTCCAATATCGTGGGCAAGCCCATTGCCAACATGATGGTCCAGAAAGGCCCGGGCGCCAATTCCACGGTCACCATCGTTCATACCCGGACCAAGGACCTGGCCGGCCATTGCAAGCGGGCCGATATCCTGATTGTTGCGGCCGGTGTTCCAGGGCTCGTAAAGCCCGAGTGGATCAAACCGGGGGCCTGTGTCATTGATGTGGGGGTCAACCGCGTGGGAGAGAAAGTGAGCGAAAAGACAGGTAAAAAAGTGGCCATACTGAGAGGGGACGTGGACTTTGATGCGGCCAAGGAGATTGCCGGCTATATTACCCCTGTTCCCGGCGGTGTAGGCCCCATGACCATCACCATGCTCATGAGAAACACCCTCAAATCCCTCAAGTTCAGCCTGGGGATCGCCTAAGCCGAATAGGGGGGACTGAACCACGGGGTTCGATCCCCCCTTGACCCACGGATGGGTAAAAAACCGGTTTTATCCCTGTTCCCTGGAAAATTTTCCGGCGATGGCGGAGCCGGAAAAGATCCCCACAATGATCACCATCCCCAGAACAGCCAGCCAGGATCCGAACCACTGCCAGATAAGGCCGCCCAATACAAATGCGGGGATGATGGATACAATTCCGATGCCGATCTTTCTGAAAAGGTCCATATGAGGCCTCCCGATTTTCAGATGATGTAGGGCGGAACCCTTCTCCTGCCTTTACACAGGTGCCCATGGGTACGCAGACACTATAATAGAAGCGCCTGGGAGGTCAAGAAATTAATGCGCAAATACGGACTTGATTTTGCGCCTGCAAGTGACTAAACTCACCCATACCGCATTCGACGGATCGAGACATCGGGGCGTGGCGCAGCCTGGTAGCGCACCTGCTTTGGGAGCAGGGTGTCGGAGGTTCAAATCCTCTCGCCCCGACCAGCCTTCGCTTGGAGCAGAGCGGAAAGCGAAGGCTGCCGCGACGAAGCATGCCGCGCGAAGTCGGGCCAAACCCAAGAGACTTTTTCGCTCCAAGCTACGGCTCGGCACGCCAGGTAAAGGAATTTTCCTTCGAAGTCCTGTGTGTAGAATCAGAAGCGGATGAAATTCTATTACACGTATATCCTGGAAT
It encodes the following:
- the iorA gene encoding indolepyruvate ferredoxin oxidoreductase subunit alpha, with translation MHKLLTDTPGEEMLLLGNEGIARGALEAGVSFATCYPGTPSSEIPENFFNISRETDLYFEYSTNEKVALEVAAGAAVAGLRTIVTMKHVGMNVAADPLMTLAYVGIKGGMVIINADDPSLFSSQNEQDNRYFARLSGLPMLEPTNTQEMKDMTVAAFDLSEELKLPVIIRTTTRLAHIRGPVRLGALRPVQKKAHFEKNPFHFVTVPAVSRNLHKLLLEKYDQAAQKSDSGPYNQIIGDGKWGIVANGVSFNYVTDAVSDLGIRDKVSILKLGFSWPQPETLSIRFLKGVDKVLVVEELEPLNETELKALAHENDISILIKGKGVGAFSRLYEYDPGMVRKAVAQYFGIDYTPYKALDMSDLPPLPGRPPNLCAGCPHRATYYAVKQVYGDDAVYPTDIGCYTLGVLPPISMADFVICMGSSVSSGCGFSKATDQKVVSFIGDSTFFHSGITGLVNAVHNQHNFTLVILDNGTTAMTGHQIHPGVDTVPMGVERTRISIENVVRGLGVEDVHVVKPFKLKKTVEAVKAARDYDGISVIISQEMCPLFAKATKQFKKSHAFYINRDKCKNHRDCINLLACPAMYLEGDQVEIDKNLCIGCSVCAQVCPENAILPLKG
- a CDS encoding AMP-binding protein codes for the protein MIITEILARNARMYRDEIALIEREPAKGKRVAITWKEFDETANRISNALIKKGIRKGDKVIHLMMNCLEWLPAYFGILRTGAWAVPLNFRFSAEDIRYCADIAEAKALIFGEEFVDRIDAIKEDLLTIHSFVFVGPEEVRPDYAEPLDAFIRNSPPHNPDIPMALLDNAALYFTSGTTGTPKPILLTHRNLEAACVVENRHHNQTHDDNFLCIPPLYHTGAKMHWFGNFIVGARGVILKGVKPEWILEAVSEEQATIVWLLVPWAQDILIAIENGDVHLSDYKLDQWRLMHIGAQPVPPSLIKNWKKVFPNHAYDTNYGLSETTGPGCVHLGMENLHKVGAIGVPGFDWEYKVMDLDGTEVKRGEPGELAVKGPGVMKEYYKNAEATRSTLVDGWLHTGDMARVDEDGFIWLVDRKKDIIITGGENIFPVEIEEFLMENRQVQDAAVIGIPDERLGEIVAAVIKVKPGATLTEEDVIAFCEGLPRYKRPRKIIFGDVPRNPTGKIEKPKLRKQYAGMAESFRI
- a CDS encoding DedA family protein; its protein translation is MPWLDSFLGFLDALPNTLVYILLGVSAFVENVFPPIPGDTITAFGAFLVGARRLSFMGVYLATTSGSLLGFICLFWVGGILGRRFFIERDYRLFKASDIIRAEGWFKKYGYFLILLNRFFPGIRSVISVAGGMLQLRPLKVILLALVSASLWNLIWIALGYTIGANWENAKARMAHIMLQYNIAILVVFGIAIVVLLVLMMRKKRSLKG
- a CDS encoding divalent-cation tolerance protein CutA, with the translated sequence MKANLIYITAGSMDEARGIAKALVSNRLAACANIIDNMNSLYWWNGEIQEEREVILIAKTVESLVPEVIDKVKSMHSYECPCIVSLPIIEGNPAFLEWIEKETR
- the folD gene encoding bifunctional methylenetetrahydrofolate dehydrogenase/methenyltetrahydrofolate cyclohydrolase FolD, whose amino-acid sequence is MTAKLIKGTDIREQILKEIEAEVKEIKEKHGKVPGLVTILVGANPASISYVTLKVKTANQLGFKEIQDNQPEDISEEALLALIDKYNKDDSIHGILVQLPLPKQINEKKVLNAIDPDKDVDGFHPVNVGRLMIGGSEVKFPPCTPAGIQEMIVRAGVETSGAEVVVVGRSNIVGKPIANMMVQKGPGANSTVTIVHTRTKDLAGHCKRADILIVAAGVPGLVKPEWIKPGACVIDVGVNRVGEKVSEKTGKKVAILRGDVDFDAAKEIAGYITPVPGGVGPMTITMLMRNTLKSLKFSLGIA